The genomic stretch TGCCTTTTATGGTGGAGGACATTGGTTCCTGGCTACGTTGcttcaggaagggcatccagcATAAAAATTAAGCCAGACCATTCATGCAATTGATTTGCGACCCCTGGCAGGAAAAAGCTGAAAGTGGTGGTGATGTTCTCTTCCCACAAAATTGCCCAGGGTTTGACAGCGGGGAAGGGGACAGAAAGTTGAGGCGCTTTGCTGTGGATTCTTACGTGTCTCTACTGCAGGGAGAGCCTGGCAATCTGCCTCAGCGCTTCCTGCAAGTCATCAGCTGGGTGAGTACGATTTCTCTTGCAAGCCCCATGTACAgtttatttattacaattgCAGGAATGTGCTTCGTCATATTATCAGTTGTAGAACTTGAACCTGGATCTAGTATTTGTTTGTCTTTCAGGTCCTTGGAGAATATTCTCATTTGAGAACAGATCTGGAACCAGCCACAATCCTGAATCTTCTGGCCAAGCTTTTGGATTTAAAGCATGCCAATAGTGAAACAAAAAGCTGGGCCCTCATGGCAATGACCAAGGTCTGTGAGAGTGAAGCAGGTATGGCAGTTCTTCAAGGAATATGTGAAATGCACTGCAGCTCCATGGACACCGTGCTGAGACAAAGGGCTCAGGAGCTGCAGAACCTCAGCCTGCATGCTGAGCTGAGGGCTAAGGTGCTACCTCAAGATATTTCCATGGAGCCTCTGGAGGTAATATAGCTTTAGAATTGGCGGGCATGTAAATTAGACTCTTCATTACTTGAGATTGGTAATTTTATGaggtgaaatggaaatggaTCTATTAAATGGTGTATGACTAGAACTAGCATTCTCTTTGTTTCCAGGTAGATTCCTCTCTGTCATTTCTGGATGAATTTGTGTCGGAAGCACTGGCTGCCGGTGCTGCTCCTTACAAAGCTCATCATCAACGTCAGGAAGAGCTTGCCCAGGAAAAAGGTACAATAAATCTCACTtttaatatgtattatataattTGGCAACATGAACGAccttgttttgttatttatttattcaaaatgGGACAATGCATATTCATTCACATGAGCAGATTAAAATTCCGCATGTAAATATGCCAAATTTAGCTACAAAGGCTAATTTTCATCTGCGGTCCCATGACAGGTTGATGTAAAAGCATAACAGCACAACATATATGCaccacaaattaaaaaatgagcAATTAAAAAGAACCTTTGCAAAATGGTACTAAAAACAGTCATGCAATGAGTGCAGAGACAAACATACCCGTAGTTTCCAAATAAATTTAAGTACAGTCATTGAAAAAagtattagaccacccttgtttcttcagcttcttgattcattttattgcctggtacaactaaaggtacatttgtttggacaaatataatgatgataacaaatatagctcataagagtttaatttaagcgctgatatctagcaacttccatggttttcttcataatacGCAAAAttacttaagttcttacatgaatagttaTAGCACTGTactaccaaaaaatgtaactccttACATCAAACCGGTTTATGTTAAGATCGCCAATTAGAATAGTATCACAATGCTTAGTAAGAGCTTGTAATTGATCATAGAACATGCTGTTTGCATTAGGTGGCCTATACATTCCTATCACAGTAAATGACGTTTGATCTGCAAGTACTACTTTAAGCACAATACATTCCAAATTAATATTTGATAACATTAATTTGactgtgtatttgttttttttctctcagttTTAAGCCTGGAGCCCTACAGCCTGTCGTTACCTATTGGCATGTCTTCATGCAGCTTTCCCGACAGACAATCCCCCACCCTGCCATCAGTGAGCTCTGGTCTGTCTGGTGACAGCACAGATTTCTCGCATAAAGCAAGGTATGTGAACCCCTGCTTTGTTCTATACaattgcaaactacaaccacagttTTGTTAAATGTGTACAGTGtttcctcgctacatcgtggttcaccttttgcggacttGCTGTTTCGCGCATTtttattactgcttttttttttttttttttttacagcatattaacatgtattttgttctgcgtcctgattggctaagggagaacgcACGTGTTGTGTCcgcgttctgattggctaagggcAAACCCACGCATTGtattctgcgtcctgattggctcacGGACTGTcggccattgtcaatcaatctcctccttGCCTTCCTGTGCAGTATCGAATGCGTTTGGCTTaccaaatttacataaatgtttgatgctagcagtgtgactttgaagtgctgtatgttttataaccgacaacacccacaatgtcgacgaaacgttctgcaccgtcAACGGCACATACGGTCGaggccaaaaggcagaggaggaagaggagttgCAGCTGTAGGGCTCCATTACgggagaaggaaggaaggaacgaggaggaaaatacatgacaggagcaatatgttttaataaggatacaaaaacgctacagtacagcggaacggcgccaggatgacggagaggcacggtcagaggaactGTGGAAGTACGCGTCAGTCACTTaagaatttcttgtgtccaatctcgtaGGTTAATCATTAAAactcaaatgaaggtttgaactttgagcatgtttaaacgagagaaaatgttaatgcctgtctgagaaaagtgtataaagtgtatggtgaggggttttacagccttaaaacatatataattattgtaaaaaaaaaatagttggctacttcgcggatgtcacttattgcaggctattttgggaacctacaccccacgataaacgagggaacactgtacttctcttacagtgtcaatcaaaactgttcgtaaaggcagaattttttaTGCATCTCTTGTGGATGTGATTTGATGGTTATCATCACTAATGTTATGGCCATCAATAGTGATACAGCtctaccactgctttctgtttcAGTGCCACAACTCTAAAGCTCGATAAAGTAAAACGAGTTTGGGGGAGGGAGGGCTACCTGGCCAAGAAGGAGCCTGCAGAGGAACCTGCTCTGATTGAAGCACACAGTCCAGTCCATTCAGCGGACCAGGTGGGTGAGTTCAGCATCTCACAGAGCCAGACCTCGCCTCCAACTGTTGCTGCCAAACAAGAGAAGCAGCAGCTAGCGTCCTCACTGTTTGTCGGCCTGGGCTCCCAGACGTCTGAATCCTTGGTGAGAAACATTGTACCTTATGTCGACTAAGTTGTGCTCAGTATGATGTATTAAAATTCAAAACGCATACAGAAAAGTAACATGATacaaattactgtattttctggactataagtcacactgtttttcatggtttggctggtcctgcgacttagactccggagcgacttatgtggtttttttccccacactgacagccacgagaggcctctctaggcttgtgtgccagtatctgcttctcctatcactcctggaccactgaaaatgtacaatgtaaacatcaacttaacaACTAACGACTGAGAAAgatggaacacaaatgcccccaaaaagaaaatcatattctgcagattacgaGCTGCAACTAAAGTAGTTGTGTTGTTTAGACTagagttatctgaataactgttaatatgttacgttaacataacacctattcacgttacgttaacagaTGCCTGTTGTtctcagttttatttttattgctataacttgcctttcaagatgaaatgtctgttcttggtctctgatttttaaaaataaatttccccccaaaaatgcaacttatagcccagtgcgacttatatatgttttttccttcttcaatgtgcatttttggctggtgcgacttgtagtccggaaaatacggtatatacaTTATCATAATTATCATGTATTGATGGGGCTTTGTCTTTAAACAGATGGGAAAGTCAGAGCTGACGCCCCAGATGTTTAGGAGGAAGGACAAAGGTCAGGTCTCATCCTTAGAAGTCGGCAAGCAAACACCCAACTCTGTCATCCCTCCTCCCAACAGCGTGGACAACCTGCTGTGTAGCATCCTGCTCGATTCAAACACAGACCCAGAAACATCTTTACCCGCACCCAAACAGAATGGTATTGCCCTTTTAGAGGGCGGGCAGCCTGAGAGCGACATGAAGACACTCGAGACTAGTCCCACCAGGGATAGCGGCCGAATGGCTGCGGAGACTGAAGAACCAGTCAGAACTAAAGACATATGTCTCGCTTCCTACCTTCCTGCTGACTGCATCGGAGCGACCCATTCTGAAATCACTCCTCTGTGTTCCAGCCAGTCTGTGGATCTCTTTGCCTGCCATGTGCACAAAGAAGACTGTTTGGTGCTTGTTGTTTTCATTTCCAACTCCTCCGCCACTCGTGTGCGTTTACTTGCGCAGCTGGACTCAGAAGAAGTTGAGGTAAATAAGTAGTTAGCGCAGATATTAAATGCAAATGCTGACAGGCGATGTCACCACAACACAATGAGCCAAGGAAAGAAACAAACTGAGGACTAActagggctgggcaatatggcccgaaactcatatcccgatatatttaggttgaatatcgaaatacaatatatatcccAATACTTTTTAAGttagtttagacaaaatctAAGCCATATATGCGTGTcaggttgttttattaaaataaatacttaacatgaggatgttttttgaaaatgtaagagcttcatgcaaaatgcacattaaaaaaaatcatgtcttataatagcctctaaaataaagtaggccattctctttttgaaataaatatagaaaatgtcaaatataACAAACTTTTAGCAATGCTTAAATCTTCAGCtattaacaaaagaacaaaatatgaaggagtgaaCATTTTAagagaacattttaaaatgtcagcgactcaaaaatactttcaattgaacagtagtattttctaggtacagtttttcttttttttttagaagacacaagcatgtccttattttgtgtcaggaacaccaacctgtcaacacTTTGCATGAATAACAGTTTGTGATGAATTGCATCACAATTGTGTGACATCAGACTTTTGCATCTCGGAAAAGACGCTGGAAGGAACTGGGAGAAGCAGCCATAGTACTTTTTTTGATGGATCTCTGAAATTTCGGAATTTTCCCAGTTTCATTGAATGTAATGTTAAGGAAGTAGTATTGTCTTCCAAGATACCTTGTATGGTTTACCCTTTTTTGAGGAAGAACACTGCCATGACTCCAGAAAAACATCACAAAGCTTCTCTGAAGTTGATCTGAATAAGGTTTTCCAATGTTTTGCAGGTGTCCTGTATCTGTGAGAGTCCAGTCGAGGAGGTGAGAAGCCACTATGTAGAAGTCTGGCAATATTCCCTGACTGTCAAGCGGCCTTCAGTTCATCTTGTCGTGTCAGGACTGGTTTCTTTCCACATGGCTACTGGGACTCCCCACACAGCCAAGTTCTCATACAAACTCCCTCTTA from Dunckerocampus dactyliophorus isolate RoL2022-P2 chromosome 5, RoL_Ddac_1.1, whole genome shotgun sequence encodes the following:
- the ap4e1 gene encoding AP-4 complex subunit epsilon-1 isoform X2 produces the protein MALTIVSQLFPKDMIPAILPLVEEKLTHPKEIIRRKAVLALYKFYLTAPNQVQHIHNKFRKALCDKDPGVMTASLHIYLQMIKENPEGYKDLTGSFVTILKQVVAGKLPMDYNYHSVPAPWLQIQLLRILSLLGKNDESTSGIMYEVLDESLRRAEMNHNITYAILYECVKCVYTIHPKAELLEKAAKCIGNFVLSPKINLKYIGLKALTYVVQQDPQLALQHQMTIIECLDHSDLIIKRETLELLFRITNAQNVTVIVEKMLEFLRTCQDDYTTMDLVGKVAEVAEKYAPNDNKWFIDTMNTMFSLGGDLMQPDIPNNFLKLLSEGFDSGEGDRKLRRFAVDSYVSLLQGEPGNLPQRFLQVISWVLGEYSHLRTDLEPATILNLLAKLLDLKHANSETKSWALMAMTKVCESEAGMAVLQGICEMHCSSMDTVLRQRAQELQNLSLHAELRAKVLPQDISMEPLEVDSSLSFLDEFVSEALAAGAAPYKAHHQRQEELAQEKVLSLEPYSLSLPIGMSSCSFPDRQSPTLPSVSSGLSGDSTDFSHKASATTLKLDKVKRVWGREGYLAKKEPAEEPALIEAHSPVHSADQVGEFSISQSQTSPPTVAAKQEKQQLASSLFVGLGSQTSESLMGKSELTPQMFRRKDKGQVSSLEVGKQTPNSVIPPPNSVDNLLCSILLDSNTDPETSLPAPKQNGIALLEGGQPESDMKTLETSPTRDSGRMAAETEEPVRTKDICLASYLPADCIGATHSEITPLCSSQSVDLFACHVHKEDCLVLVVFISNSSATRVRLLAQLDSEEVEVSCICESPVEEVRSHYVEVWQYSLTVKRPSVHLVVSGLVSFHMATGTPHTAKFSYKLPLISFIRPLTLSTEEYGTMWLAFSHDTKQNLTLITGVQDPLRATLNVLERKLHLHVVEIIGMEGIVACQLLQDQPCLMHCRVHAGTLAVWLRSTVPDLPDCLLYHCQRALQEH